The Dendropsophus ebraccatus isolate aDenEbr1 chromosome 6, aDenEbr1.pat, whole genome shotgun sequence nucleotide sequence GTTTATGTTGTCACATCCGTTACCTGTGTGTTACGTTGTTTATATTGTCACATCCGTTACCTGTGTGTTACGTTGTTTATGTTGTCACATCCGTTACCTGTGTGTTACGTTGTTTATATTGTCACATCCGCTACCTGTGTGTTATATTGTCACATCCGTTACCTGTGTGTTACATTGTCACATCCGTTACCTGTGTGTCACGTTGTTTATATTGTCACATCCGTTACCTGTGTGTCACGTTGTTTATATTGTCACATCCGTTACCTGTGTGTCACGTTGTTTATATTGTCACATCCGTTACCTGTGTGTCACGTTGTTTATATTGTCACATCCGTTACCTGTGTGTTACGTTGTTTATATTGTCACATCCGTTACCTGTGTGTTACGTTGTTTATATTGTCACATCCGTTACCTGTGTGTTACGTTGTTTATATTGTCACATCCGTTACCTGTGTGTTACGTTGTTTATATTGTCACATCCGTTACCTGTGTGTCACGTTACATTCAGCGTGGGTCCTGTGTGTTCCAGGAGCTGCGACAGACGTCATGCAGGGAGAGTCTCGCCTTCAGCCCCCGTCCTCTGGATGGACTCCTCTGTTCTTGGGTGTTGGGGTGACTTGGCTACTGTACTATTGGACACAGATATGTAAGGTCAGTCTCAGGGTTACTGCTTATCTTCCCTGAAAATGTCTCTGTCACCTTTGTCTTCAGCCATGTCACTAAGGACAGAGtctctgcacccctccccctcctccgacCTTTCCTCCATTTCTTACTTTCTTTCTCTATAAGTTCAATGTTCACTGGGACTGGAAACCCTTTGTGGAAGTCACACGACCCCATCCCCTGCCCCACAGATACCACAGCATATCAGTCATAGACATCAGTGAGGGGTATACCAGCTCCAGACTCAGGGACCCTCCTCCAAACTCTTCTATCCCCTCTAGACTCTTCTGtcttcctctgtccccctccagaaCAGTGTCCCTCCTTTAGACTCTCCTGTCTACTTCTGTCCTCATCCAGACTCCCCTGTACACTCTcaacatgtctcctcctccagactcctctgcgcTCTCTTTAGACTCCTCTGCACTCTCTAGACTTCTCTGTACCCTCTAGACATGCGTCTCCTCCTCTAGACTCCTCTGCGCTCTCTTTAGAGTCCTCTGCACTCTCTTTAGACTACTCTGCACTCTCTTTAGAGTCCTCTGCACTCTCTTTAGTCTCCTCTGCACTCTCTTTAGACTCCTCTGCACCCTCCAGACATGTGTCTCCTCCTCTAGACTCCTCTGCACTCTCTCTAGACTCCTCTGCACCCTCTAGacatgtgtctcctcctccagactctgcACTCTCTTTAGACTCCTCTGCACTCTCTTTAGACTTCTCTGTACCCTCTAGACATGTGTCTCCTCCTCTAgactcctcagcactctctttaGTCTCCTCTGCACTCTCTTTAGACTTCTCTGTACCCTCTAGACATGCGTCTCCTCCTCTAGACTCCTCTGCGCTCTCTTTAGTCTCCTCTGCACTCTCTTTAGACTCCTCTGCACCCTTTAGacatgtgtctcctcctccagactcctctacacTCTCTCTAGACTCCTCTGTACCCTCTAGACATGTGTCTCCTCCTCTAGACGCCTCTGCACTCTCTTTAGACTCCTCTGCACTCTCATTAGACTCCTCTGCGCTCTCTTTAGACTCCTCTGCACTCTCTTTAGTCTCCTCTACACTCTCTTTAGACTCCTCTGCACCCTCTAGACATGTGTCTCCTCCTCTAGACTCCTCTGCACTCTCTTTAGACTCCTCTGCGCTCTCTTTAGACTCCTCTGCACCCTCTAGACacgtgtctcctcctccagactctgcTCTTGTATTGCTTCTCCTGACTATTTTTGGCCAGTATCATTGAGTTTGTGTGTCTCCTCTGGGCAGCGACCTCGCCTCGTGTGCTCAGGGCCCATGCGTCAGTTCTTGGAGTCTTATTGTCCGGTAGTGATGGAAAAGTTCTGCCCAACCTTCTGGTGTTCTGGAGGGAGACTACAAACCATTGTGAGGGTCATGTTGGCCTCCAAACCTCGTACCTCATACAGGAAGTAAGTGAACCTTCCAGTGTTGTAGTTCATGCAGCTGATGATGATGGCTACTCTGGTCCATCTTCTCCACGCTTCTTCTGTAGTAATGATTTCACATTTTCCTTGCAGCGAGATCATTAGCACCGATGATGGAGGTCAGATATCTCTGGACTGGATGGACCATGATGAAAGTCCCCACTTCCCTGACACAGCCACTCGGCCCACTATTATCCTACTACCCGGCCTtacaggaaacagtcagcagtCCTATATACTGCACCTGGTGAGACAAGCCAAGAGCCATGGCTACAGGTAATGGTGATATGGACAAGAGGGGGCAATAACCTTAATCGTATGTGAGCGTATATTCACATGTGGCAAATTTGATGCAGAATCCAGTCCAGTGTGAGTATATGTTTAGGGTTATACATGTTATGTCTTGAGGGAGATATGTATttagtgtattctgtccagtatATGATATTATGTTGTCTCTTGGCAGGTGTGTAGTGTTCAATAACCGTGGCTTTGGTGGAGAGAAGTTGTTGGTAAGTTCTGGTGATCTCTGGCCATGGGTTCAGTCATACATTTGGTGATCATTCACAGTGGTCTCCCATCTCTCCACAGACTCATCGCACGTTCTGTGCATCCAACACAGAAGACCTGGCCAGGGTGGTCGACCATGTCCATAACCGCCTCCCAGCTGCTCCTCTAGTGGCTGTGGGGGTGTCACTTGGGGGGTAAATGTTTGTCATGTTATGTCACCTGGTTATATGGCTGTTAGAcattgcacaaaaaaaataaagcatgaagcagataccaggagacaggccagtacaccaggaggagggggccatagTGCCCAGAGCAtgaagcagataccaggagacaggccagtacaccaggaggagggggccatagTGCCCAGAGCAtgaagcagataccaggagacaggccagtacaccaggaggaggaggccgtagtgtccagagcatggagcagataccaggagacaggccagtacaccaggaggagggggtcgtagtgtccagagcatggaacagataccaggagacaggccagtacaccaggaggagggggccctagtgtccagagcatagagcagataccaggagacataaagagggccgtagtgtccagagcatggagcagataccaggagacaggccagtacaccaaaAGGAGGTAGTCGttgtgtccagagcatggagcagataccaggagacaggccagtaccccaggaggagggggccgtagtgtccagagcatggagcagataccaggagacaggccagtaccccaggaggagggggccgtagtgtccagagcatggagcagataccaggagacaggccagtacaccaggaggagggggccgtagtgtccagagcatggagcagataccaggagacaggccagtacaccaggaggagggggccatagtgcccagagcatggagcagataccaggagacaggccagtacaccaggaggagggggccgtagtgtccagagcatggagcagataccaggagacaggccagtacaccaggaagagggggccgtagtgtccagagcatggagcagataccaggagacaggccagtacaccaggaagagggggccgtagtgtccagagcatggagcagataccaggagacaggccagtacaccaaaAGGAGGTAGTCGttgtgtccagagcatggagcagataccaggagacaggccagtaccccaggaggagggggccgtagtgtccagagcatggagcagataccaggagacaggccagtacaccaggaggagggggccgtagtgtccagagcatggagcagataccaggagacaggccagtaccccaggaggagggggccgtagtgtccagagcatggagcagataccaggagacaggccagtacaccaggaggagggggccgtagtgtccagagcatggagcagataccaggagacaggccagtacaccaggaggaggaggccgtagtgtccagagcatggagcagataccaggagacaggccagtacaccaggaggaggggccgtagtgtccagagcatgaagcagataccaggagacaggccagtacaccaggaggatagGGCCATAGtgcccagagcatggagcagataccaggagacaggccagtacaccaggaggatagGGCCgtactgtccagagcatggagcagataccaggagacaggccagtacaccagaagaagggggctgtagtgtccagagcatggagcagataccaggagacataaAGAGgaccgtagtgtccagagcatgaagcagataccaggagacaggccagtaccccaggaggagggggcggtagtgtccagagcatggagcagataccagtagACAGGCCAGTAccccaggaggaggggggcgtagtgtccagagcatggagcagataccaggagacaggccagtacaccaggaggagggggccatagtgcccagagcatggagcagataccaggagacaggccagtacaccaggaggagggggccgtagtgtccagagcatggagcagataccaggagacaggccagtacaccaggaagagggggccgtagtgtccagagcatggagcagataccaggagacaggccagtacaccaggaagagggggccgtagtgtccagagcatggagcagataccaggagacaggccagtacaccaaaAGGAGGTAGTCGttgtgtccagagcatggagcagataccaggagacaggccagtaccccaggaggagggggccgtagtgtccagagcatggagcagataccaggagacaggccagtacaccaggaggagggggccgtagtgtccagagcatggagcagataccaggagacaggccagtaccccaggaggagggggccgtagtgtccagagcatggagcagataccaggagacaggccagtacaccaggaggaggcagcggtagtgtccagaacatggagcagataccaggagacaggtcagtacaccaggaggagggggccgtagtgtccagagcatggagcagataccagtagACAGGCCAGTAccccaggaggaggggggcgtagtgtccagagcatggagcagataccaggagacaggccagtacaccaggagacatggaggaggccatagtgtccagagcatggagcagataccaggagacaggccagtacaccaaaaggagggggtcatagtgtccagagcatggagcagataccaggagacaggccagtacaccaggaggagggggacgTAGTGTCcaaagcatggagcagataccaggagacaggccagtacaccaggaggatgaggctgtagtgtccagagcatggagcagataccaggagacaggccagtataccaggaggagggggcggtagtgtccagagcatggagcagataccaggagacaggccagtacaccaggaggagggggccgtagtgtccagagcatggagcagataccaggagacaggccagtacaccaggaggagggggccgtagtgtccagagcatggagcagataccaggagacaggccagtataccaggaggagggggcggtagtgtccagagcatggagcagataccaggagacaggccagtacaccaggagacatggaggaggacatagtgtccagagcatggagcagataccaggaaacAGGCCAGCACACCaagaggaggaggctgtagtgtcaagagcatggagcagataccaggagacaggccagtacaccaggaggaggaggctgtagtgtccagagcatggagcagataccaggagacaggccagtacaccaggagaagggggctgtagtgtccagagcatggagcagataccaggagacaggccagtacaccaggaggttgaggccgtagtgtccagagcatggagcagataccaggagacaggccagtacaccaggaggttgaggccgtagtgtccagagcatggagcagataccaggagacaggccagtacaccaggaggatgaggccgtagtgtccagagcatggagcagataccaggagacaggccagtacaccaggaggatggggccctagtgtccagagcatggagcagataccaggagacaggccagtacaccaggaggagggggccctagtgtccagagcatggagcagataccaggagacaggccagtacaccaggaggagggggccgtagtgtccagagcatggagcagataccaggagacaggccagtacaccaggaggatagggccatagtgtccagagcatggagcagataccaggagacaggccagtacaccaggaggatggggccctagtgtccagagcatggagcagataccaggagacaggccagtacaccaggaggagggggccctagtgtccagagcatggagcagataccaggagacaggccagtacaccaggagacatggaggaggacatAGTatacagagcatggagcagataccaggagacaggccagtacaccaggaggatgggGCTGTAGTGTGTAgggcatggagcagataccaggagacaggccagtacaccaggaggatagggccatagtgtccagagcatggagcagataccaggagacaggccagtaaacCAGGAGGATAGGGCTGTAGTGTGTAgggcatggagcagataccaggagacaggccagtacaccaggaggagggggccgtagtgtccagagcatggagcagataccaggagacaggccagtacaccaggaggagggggccgtagtgtccagagcatggagcagataccaggagacaggccagtacaccaggaggatagggccgtagtgtccagagcatggagcagataccaggagacaggccagtacaccaggaggagggggccgtagtgtccagggCATGGAGCAGATACTACCTTTGTGCAAGGATGAACAGTGCCAGAGCCATGCAAAATTACCTCCAGCAGCCAATAATATCCATGTGTCCATGCTCAAACTGTCAGAATTAGactccatgggggacatttattaagtcttgcGCTTTTTGCGCAATAAATCCTGTGCACATCAGGGCCCATTGGTGCGAAAAGaaatgaaacctatgccagctcaaaACTAGCAGCGATTTCACTGACATTTTTCCTATGGAAAAATTATAAAtccggcgcacgcagaggccgtgtCCTCACTGCCTGTCCCTCTGGCGCAAGAGATGTACAGTAGATGGGCAAACAATGCAAACAAAATAGTTGTGAAaaaaccatttgcaaatatttttagatCGGGCCCATCTGCACCTATAAAggccttttaataaatgtccccccataatTTGGGTATGAGGACCTGATGTCCACAGGAGACATCAGGCCGCGGCACTGTCCcgatgattggctaagcagcctgtgaCTTCAGACAGTGCCAGGAGTGGGCCAAAGCTAGAAGGACAGTAGGGAGCTTAGAGAGGTACATaggagtttttgtttgtttgttttacaagggctgcacagaaatTGCTAACAATGCACTTGCTGCCCAATTATTGCGAAATAGGGCCCGAACTTTCATTCTCGACCTTATTCCTCACTTTTGTCACCCATACTGACCTCACTCCAACCCTGACCCTACTCCAAATCTTTGTCACCAACCCTGAACCTGCTCCTTACAGTCATCGGATCATGAGCTTGCTAATCATTACCACCAACACTGATTCTAATCCTAATCGTCATTACTGATCCTATTCCTAAGTGTTATCACCAACACTGACCCTAGTCCTAACCTTCTTGGATACTGACCCTGCGCCTCCTCATACCTCATGTAACCTCCTTTTAttaatgtcattttttttcttacctttAAGGATGATGCTGTTAAACTATTTGGCCACCATTGGTCACAGATCTCAGCTGTGTGCAGGCCTTGTCTTCTCCACCCCATGGAACGTCTTTCTGTCCACCGCCTCCTTGGAGCAGCCACTAAATTATCGGCTATTCAATAAATCCTTGGTCATCTCACTACGAAATACAGTGGGAAAGTAAGAGATGCCTGATCAGCATCTTCTCCATCATGTCCTCCATGTCTGTCTTCTGTCGTGCATTCTCCCCATCCCCCACTTCCTGTTGTCTGTTGCTCTTTCAGGTTCCGTGATGTTATAGGGAAAGTTCTGGATGTGGACTCAGTCTTACAGGTAAGAAGCTTCACAATTTTTAGGTCTGCAACATATCTGGTTGACTACTCTGTATGTACATGCAGGGATGTGCTAGATTCATTGAATTTGGGCTTGTGTAAAGAACTGTTGGTGAGGGTGATGTCCAGAGGAACGCCATCTCACAGTGACAGCTGCTCTGGTTGAGAGATCCGGAAAGAACTGGTGGGATCTCCACAAAGTACTTTACCAGAAGTCTcctattagggtactattacagggAACGATAATAGAATCGggtcgattcggccaattatcgctccatgtaataaatacaacgatcagccgatgacaacgatcatcggctgatcgttgatataggtttggacctattttggTCGGACGccaaccgcgcatcactacgtctaatagcagtgcgcggccggcgactgacgatatatattacctatccacgttccagggctgctcctgcggtcttcttcttgggtcctgcacgctctagcggcggtcccggcctgtgattggctaagtggcctgtcagctgagaggccacagcagcagccctggaacgtggataggtaatgtatatagttaagcaagggctgacattggtaacgatgtccctgcaacccttgtttaacgattatcgggccgtgtaataggtccagtaaacgagcagcgatctagcagattgctgctcgtttacaggtattatctggcccccatcggcccgtgtaataccacccttagggacCAAGATGTGCAGTGCATTTCCTTGTTTATGAAGAAGCCCTATTCAGCAATATACGGTAAGAGTCCACTTCCCATTAAGTTCAGGTGGGAGGACAACAAGACCCGACCTGATGAGACACCAGGAAGAATACAATACACTTTGGGGTAAATTTATCAGTCATTTTTCTGTGCACCTTCTTTTATTGCAGGGGTCTTTTGTGTAAAATCTATCTATTGTGTACTAATTCTTTGTGCACCTGCACAATATTTCTCAAAACAGGTGTAAATTTTTACATTTGGTCAGGGGTAGTGAACGGCTGCGCAaaaattttgcacaatttttaacTTTTGAGCAACAATAAATCAGTTTCATACAACTGCACAGTCTAAAAAACTGCTTCACATTCACTTaggtgaataataaaaaaaactagatttgcatttccagggaaatacagtgcttgaaaagagtgccccttaaccagtgacttccagactgcccctttaccggtgacttccagagcgcccctttaccggtgacttccagagcgcccctttaccggtgacttccagagcgcccctttccTGGTGACTTCCAgcgcgcccctttaccggtgacttccagagcgcccctttaccggtgacttccagagcgcccctttaccggtgacttccagagagcccctttaccggtgacttccagagcgccccttaaccagtgacttccagagcgcccctttaccggtgacttccagagcgccccttaaccagtgacctccagagcgcccctttaccgatgacttccagagcgcccctttcctggtgacttccagagcgcccctttactggtGACTTCCAGaacgcccctttaccggtgacttccagagcgccacctttaccggtgacttccagagcgcccctttaccggtgacttccaaagcgcccctttaccagtgacttccttttaagaaaaactttaacccttggtcgcgtccctttaagagcgacttgggtccctttaagagcggaatgggtccctttatCAGCAACCtgggtggctcttaaagggacccattttacacttaagagcgacttggttcacttttaagagcgacttgggtcccgtccgtttaagagcgacttgggtccctttaagagcgacttgggtccctttaagagcgaaatgggtccctttaagagcgacctgggtctctttaacccttagaggacggggccaattaaaatttttgcgttttcgttttttcctccttgtgtttaaaaggccatagcagttgcattttttcacccagaaacccacatgagcccttatttacaCATTgtccacatgacagcaccacatggaggatgttacccttgacctaacaggaacaggaaatacagagagaggttaaaagggcactcccccaatcccacctcagtgttttcctgttcctGTCAGGATCAAATGGAATACAGAGAGTACCTGTGATCCTGCCAGGGTCATGGGTGGGATGTTAGCCTTAAGGAGCGGTCCGGagcttctctctctgttccccctgCTTGGTCTGCCTTCGGCTCGGTGTCGCGTCCCTTAGTAGGATGCCTCGTGGTCCCGGTCTCCCTGCGGTGCTTGACTGGGGTTAATGCAGGGGACCTCCATGCTGCCGCTTCACATGCGTGCCCGAGGGTGCTCCTGGGACTGAGACACACGGTGCGTGCGTCGCGTAATGACGTCAGACGCCCGGCGTATGATCCCGGCAATGGACTTCCGGGTTTGCGGCACGGCGCTTTGGCGCCGAATTTAAACTTCCCCACTGCCGAGTTCCTCAGTCCATGGCTCGGCAGTGGGGAAGTTTAAATTCGGCGCCAAAGCGGGCGTTAGGACCGCACGGCAGACCGGAAGTGGATCAGCAGCTTCAGGTGATTTGACACCAGATTCAAATCACCGGCAGACTACTTAAGGGTAAGATtgtttcctttctctctctctctgccactATGGATTCCTCTGGTACTGGAGAGGCTGCCGAGTCTGTTGCTGCTGCTGGTTCTGTGAGTAACCCATGGGGTTCACCATATGAAGGAAGGCAATCTTTTCTTTTGATTCTGCTTCCTAATTAGTttggcctcttcttctctctctcttaggGAGAAAAGGAGACACCAAAAAAGACAAAGGGCAAGAAGTGTGTGGGCTGCAATGCTGTATTGCCTGAGGACTGTGCTAAACAATTATGCAAAGTATGCTGGACTAAGCTGAATCCTTCTACTCGTGTATCCATTACGGATGAATTGCGTAAGGTCATTCGCCAGGAGATTAAATCTTCCATGTCTAAATTGTCCTCTACTACTACTTCCACTGCCGCCTCTACTTCTGTTGCTACCTCTGCTCCCAAAAAATCTCCACCTAAAAAACGTAGATATGTTATTTCTGATACTGAATCTGAAGAGGAAAAGGAACCCTCTGAGGAGGGTGTAATCCCTGTGGAGCCTTCCCCTAGCAAAGAGTCGGGAAAATTCTACTTTTCCTCTGAGGATTCAGAAACACTGATTAAAGCTATTAGGAGCGTTATGGGGTTTGATGATTCTGAACAGCCTATGTCCATTCAGGATGCCATGTTTGGGGGCCTTAAGCCTAAGAAAAAGAAGGTTTTTCCCATTCATGAAAACATTAAAGATCTCGAAAGAACCCGAAAAGAGATTATTTACTCCTAAAGAGTTTTCTAATAGAATGATATTTGATGATAAAGAAACTGAACTATGGTCTAGCATTCCCAAGGTTGATGTTCAGGTTTCAAAGATGGTAAAAAAGATTTCTCTTCCTTTCGAAGATGCCTCTCAGCTTAAAAATGCTATGGATAGAAAGATGGAAGGCCTACTTAGAAAGAATTGGGAATCAGCAGCAGCTATTATTAACCCTAACATTGCCGCTACTAATGTATTCAGAGCTCTCTTTATATGGTTGGAACAACTAGAAGGTCACCTAGAAGGTACTACTACCTCTCGGGAGGACATATTAAAGACCATTGCCATGCTTAAATTGGCAACCAGTTTTTTAGCAGATGCATCTACTGAATCCATTAGGATGGCTGCTAGATCCTAAGCTTTATCCAACACTATTAGAAGAGCCTTATGGCTGAAGCATTGGCAGGGTGATGCTATATCTAAAATTAAATTATGTCAAACCCCCTTTGAAGGTTATCTGCTTTTTGGTTCTTTTTTGGATGAAATCCTAGAGAAAGCGGCAGACAAGAAGA carries:
- the ABHD1 gene encoding protein ABHD1 isoform X2; amino-acid sequence: MQGESRLQPPSSGWTPLFLGVGVTWLLYYWTQICKRPRLVCSGPMRQFLESYCPVVMEKFCPTFWCSGGRLQTIVRVMLASKPRTSYRNEIISTDDGGQISLDWMDHDESPHFPDTATRPTIILLPGLTGNSQQSYILHLVRQAKSHGYRCVVFNNRGFGGEKLLTHRTFCASNTEDLARVVDHVHNRLPAAPLVAVGVSLGGMMLLNYLATIGHRSQLCAGLVFSTPWNVFLSTASLEQPLNYRLFNKSLVISLRNTVGKFRDVIGKVLDVDSVLQARSIREFDERYTTIAFGFASCDDYYRAGSPHDKLQKITTPMLCVNAADDPFSPSEGIPLDEASSHPSVALLVPAHGGHIGFLEGFFPNNQPYMNRVFSQFVSAVLQQCDELRNITKNGLKNFSNSTPAMVD
- the ABHD1 gene encoding protein ABHD1 isoform X1, with product MRRVWLLLCVPSRSETPGAATDVMQGESRLQPPSSGWTPLFLGVGVTWLLYYWTQICKRPRLVCSGPMRQFLESYCPVVMEKFCPTFWCSGGRLQTIVRVMLASKPRTSYRNEIISTDDGGQISLDWMDHDESPHFPDTATRPTIILLPGLTGNSQQSYILHLVRQAKSHGYRCVVFNNRGFGGEKLLTHRTFCASNTEDLARVVDHVHNRLPAAPLVAVGVSLGGMMLLNYLATIGHRSQLCAGLVFSTPWNVFLSTASLEQPLNYRLFNKSLVISLRNTVGKFRDVIGKVLDVDSVLQARSIREFDERYTTIAFGFASCDDYYRAGSPHDKLQKITTPMLCVNAADDPFSPSEGIPLDEASSHPSVALLVPAHGGHIGFLEGFFPNNQPYMNRVFSQFVSAVLQQCDELRNITKNGLKNFSNSTPAMVD
- the ABHD1 gene encoding protein ABHD1 isoform X3 — encoded protein: MRQFLESYCPVVMEKFCPTFWCSGGRLQTIVRVMLASKPRTSYRNEIISTDDGGQISLDWMDHDESPHFPDTATRPTIILLPGLTGNSQQSYILHLVRQAKSHGYRCVVFNNRGFGGEKLLTHRTFCASNTEDLARVVDHVHNRLPAAPLVAVGVSLGGMMLLNYLATIGHRSQLCAGLVFSTPWNVFLSTASLEQPLNYRLFNKSLVISLRNTVGKFRDVIGKVLDVDSVLQARSIREFDERYTTIAFGFASCDDYYRAGSPHDKLQKITTPMLCVNAADDPFSPSEGIPLDEASSHPSVALLVPAHGGHIGFLEGFFPNNQPYMNRVFSQFVSAVLQQCDELRNITKNGLKNFSNSTPAMVD